A window from Planococcus maritimus encodes these proteins:
- a CDS encoding UDP-N-acetylmuramoyl-L-alanyl-D-glutamate--2,6-diaminopimelate ligase, with product MDSKQLFNHISISSIKGELPESISHITMDSREIVPGSLFVCIKGYTVDGHDFAEQAVKQGAAVILAEKPLNLEGAAVVTVLDTSRALGILAARFYDHPSKRLNMIGVTGTNGKTSVAGMLHAMLMELGKTSALTGTIGFNLNGELHPSANTTSDALTTQQMICRALEAGSSHMTMEVSSHGLVLGRLAGVEFDTAIFTNLTHDHLDFHGTMEEYGHAKGLLFSQLGQDLTQNKRAVLNVDDEWSEKFAAMTPFPVYTYGLENDAMFRATDIRLEAKGTFFTLQCPSGDFPIQMKLLGHFNVYNALAAIAALFAEGHPIERVIAALEAISPVEGRMQMAEIDAPVSVFIDYAHTPDAIEKAIAAVEDFKTGRLIFLVGTGGNRDKTKRPIMAEKASVADYVVLTTDDPRYESYDSILSDLAAGMQHEQYACIGDREEAVRHAVQQAQAGDIIILAGKGHEDYQIIENKKYPHSDKEIAENEAQRKFGS from the coding sequence ATGGACAGCAAGCAATTATTTAATCATATTTCAATTTCATCCATAAAAGGGGAATTGCCCGAATCTATTTCTCATATCACAATGGATTCCAGAGAGATTGTGCCAGGCTCCTTATTTGTCTGCATTAAAGGCTATACCGTTGACGGCCACGATTTTGCTGAACAAGCAGTAAAACAGGGCGCTGCGGTTATCTTAGCGGAAAAACCACTGAATTTAGAAGGCGCAGCTGTCGTAACAGTTCTCGATACAAGCCGGGCACTTGGCATTTTAGCGGCGCGCTTTTATGACCACCCTTCCAAACGGCTGAATATGATCGGCGTGACGGGGACCAACGGAAAAACCAGTGTCGCGGGAATGCTTCACGCGATGCTTATGGAACTCGGGAAAACCTCCGCTTTGACCGGGACAATTGGTTTCAATTTAAACGGGGAACTGCATCCATCCGCGAATACGACAAGCGATGCCTTAACAACACAGCAAATGATTTGTCGCGCTTTAGAGGCGGGGAGCTCCCATATGACGATGGAAGTTTCTTCACATGGTCTCGTTCTAGGCCGGTTGGCTGGCGTTGAGTTCGATACGGCTATTTTTACGAATTTAACTCATGACCATTTGGATTTTCACGGAACGATGGAGGAATACGGCCACGCCAAAGGGCTGCTGTTCTCGCAACTCGGACAGGATTTGACGCAGAACAAACGGGCAGTCTTGAATGTAGATGACGAATGGTCTGAAAAATTTGCAGCCATGACTCCTTTCCCTGTCTATACGTATGGCTTGGAGAATGACGCGATGTTCCGTGCGACTGATATCCGGTTAGAAGCAAAAGGAACGTTCTTTACTTTGCAATGTCCATCCGGTGATTTTCCGATTCAGATGAAATTGCTCGGTCACTTTAACGTTTATAATGCACTGGCAGCGATTGCAGCATTATTTGCAGAAGGCCATCCGATTGAACGGGTAATCGCTGCGCTCGAAGCCATTTCTCCAGTCGAAGGCCGTATGCAAATGGCAGAAATCGATGCACCCGTCTCGGTTTTCATCGATTATGCGCACACGCCGGATGCAATTGAAAAAGCCATTGCCGCTGTCGAGGACTTCAAGACCGGCCGGCTTATCTTTTTGGTTGGCACAGGGGGCAATCGTGATAAGACGAAGCGGCCCATCATGGCAGAAAAAGCCTCCGTTGCGGATTATGTCGTCCTGACAACAGACGATCCGCGTTATGAATCGTACGACAGCATCTTGAGCGATCTAGCGGCAGGCATGCAACATGAGCAATATGCTTGCATCGGAGACCGCGAAGAGGCAGTCCGTCACGCCGTACAGCAGGCACAAGCGGGCGATATCATCATTTTAGCTGGCAAAGGGCATGAAGATTATCAGATTATCGAAAACAAGAAATACCCTCATAGTGATAAAGAAATAGCAGAAAACGAAGCGCAGCGTAAATTCGGATCATGA
- a CDS encoding M42 family metallopeptidase: MAFDWKEQETINTLEQLVKIPSPSGYTMQVMNFVTDFFDQVSIPYITTNKGGVIATIKGQDDKRHRLLTAHVDTLGAMVKEIKPSGRLKLSLVGGFKFNAIEGENCLIHTAGGETITGTILLHQTTVHVYRDSGTAERSADNMEVRLDLKCSSAEDVRKQGIEVGDFVSFDPRFIKTESGFIKSRHLDDKASTALLLQLAKQAANGETLPQTTHFYISNNEEIGYGGNSNIPVETEEYIAVDMGAIGDGQQSDEYTVSICAKDSSGPYHYGLTRQLIALAKERNIEYKVDIYPYYGSDASAAIGAGADVKHALFGPGIEASHAYERTHSDSLKATAALLHAYINSPLGSSY, translated from the coding sequence TTGGCTTTTGACTGGAAAGAACAAGAAACGATCAACACCTTGGAGCAATTGGTGAAAATCCCGAGTCCATCCGGCTACACGATGCAAGTAATGAATTTCGTCACGGATTTTTTCGACCAGGTGTCCATTCCATACATAACAACAAATAAAGGCGGCGTCATCGCAACGATTAAAGGGCAGGACGATAAACGCCATCGCTTGCTTACGGCACATGTCGATACGCTCGGTGCAATGGTGAAAGAAATCAAGCCATCCGGGCGCTTGAAGCTATCGCTGGTGGGCGGATTCAAATTCAACGCCATTGAAGGCGAGAATTGCTTGATCCACACTGCAGGCGGTGAAACCATTACTGGCACGATTCTACTTCATCAGACAACGGTCCATGTGTACCGCGATTCGGGCACAGCTGAGCGTTCAGCAGACAATATGGAAGTACGCTTGGACCTCAAATGCAGTTCGGCAGAGGACGTCCGCAAACAAGGCATTGAAGTAGGAGATTTTGTATCATTCGATCCGCGTTTCATCAAAACGGAAAGCGGATTTATCAAATCACGCCACCTCGATGACAAAGCGAGCACCGCCCTGTTGCTGCAATTGGCAAAGCAAGCGGCAAATGGGGAAACTTTGCCCCAGACAACTCATTTCTATATCTCCAATAATGAAGAAATCGGCTATGGCGGCAATTCCAATATTCCAGTAGAGACGGAAGAATACATTGCTGTCGATATGGGAGCCATTGGAGATGGCCAACAATCCGATGAATACACGGTTTCGATTTGTGCTAAAGATTCGAGTGGTCCTTATCATTACGGGCTGACTCGCCAATTGATCGCTTTGGCAAAAGAGCGGAACATCGAGTACAAAGTGGACATTTATCCGTATTATGGATCTGATGCTTCTGCAGCAATCGGGGCTGGTGCTGATGTAAAACACGCATTATTTGGCCCTGGGATTGAAGCATCCCACGCGTATGAACGAACACATAGCGATTCTTTAAAAGCAACAGCAGCACTTCTTCATGCGTATATCAACTCACCGCTCGGGTCATCATACTAG
- a CDS encoding ATP-binding protein, with amino-acid sequence MERSLITRKRNQLFIHLFGFGSLAHLVLNYFVDFNASIIAPIFGMLAYSALFTLLYTKLPPSRLRFAILIALNIYILILQFESLSFITAIYFILPIVAASLYNDTRSLLALSLLTITEVIVLTVIFGRFQSNGSLEYIYVSMLMFFGLVMLLTILHSVYFSNYWRQLELRNASMEKALTSKEGYLDLFFQAAKDAIAVFDFEGRIIAINPAFVQLYGWTADSCLGKVIPLYPPECAEEAERRAAKVRQGESFTLETEDIKHDGTRFPAQITLSPIFDSHGEVIATSVISRDISYRKETERMLLQTEKLKMAGEIAAGVAHEIRNPMTVISGFVQMMHNDPNHRYPNYTSLMQSELERINLIISEFLILAKPQASQKKQLDIGKVLDECIFLFGPEFVLHHISVKADVSGPFFAEGEEHHLKQVFINILKNAIEAMEHGGILKITAHHEGAQLKISFKDDGPGIPPQLAERVFEPFYTTKATGTGLGLLISQKIAQEHGGSLAIASSEEQGACVIVTLPLTSAP; translated from the coding sequence ATGGAACGCTCACTGATAACCCGCAAGCGCAATCAATTATTTATCCATCTTTTCGGCTTTGGCAGCCTGGCGCATTTGGTCTTAAATTATTTTGTCGACTTTAACGCTTCCATCATCGCGCCGATATTCGGCATGCTCGCCTACTCTGCATTATTTACTCTACTATATACGAAATTGCCCCCTTCCCGGTTGCGTTTTGCCATATTAATTGCATTAAATATCTATATCTTAATTTTGCAGTTTGAATCGCTGTCGTTTATTACAGCCATTTACTTCATTCTCCCGATTGTGGCGGCGTCGCTTTATAACGATACCCGGTCCCTTCTCGCCTTGTCATTGTTGACCATTACCGAAGTGATTGTGCTGACAGTTATTTTCGGGCGCTTCCAGTCAAACGGTTCGTTAGAGTATATCTATGTTTCAATGCTGATGTTTTTCGGGCTGGTGATGCTGTTGACGATTTTGCATAGCGTTTATTTCAGTAATTATTGGCGTCAATTGGAACTGCGCAATGCCTCGATGGAAAAAGCCCTCACGTCTAAAGAAGGCTATCTCGATTTATTCTTCCAGGCAGCCAAAGACGCCATTGCCGTTTTTGACTTTGAAGGGCGCATCATCGCGATCAATCCTGCCTTCGTTCAATTATACGGCTGGACTGCTGATAGCTGTCTCGGCAAAGTCATTCCTCTTTATCCGCCAGAATGCGCAGAAGAAGCAGAACGGCGCGCAGCCAAAGTCCGCCAAGGCGAAAGCTTCACACTGGAAACCGAAGATATCAAGCATGACGGCACACGGTTCCCTGCCCAAATCACGCTGTCGCCGATTTTCGATTCGCATGGTGAGGTCATCGCCACGTCTGTCATTTCCCGTGATATCAGTTATCGCAAAGAAACAGAACGGATGCTTCTGCAAACGGAAAAATTGAAAATGGCGGGTGAAATCGCCGCAGGAGTGGCCCATGAGATTCGGAATCCGATGACCGTCATCTCTGGATTTGTCCAAATGATGCATAATGACCCGAACCACCGCTATCCGAACTACACTTCCTTGATGCAATCGGAGCTTGAGCGCATCAATTTGATCATCAGTGAATTTCTGATTCTGGCGAAACCGCAAGCTTCCCAAAAGAAACAGCTCGACATCGGCAAAGTTCTCGATGAATGTATTTTTTTGTTCGGGCCGGAATTCGTGCTTCATCATATTTCGGTCAAAGCAGACGTCTCGGGGCCATTTTTCGCAGAAGGAGAAGAGCATCACTTAAAGCAAGTGTTCATCAATATTCTAAAGAATGCAATCGAAGCGATGGAACACGGCGGCATTTTGAAAATAACTGCCCATCACGAAGGCGCACAACTGAAGATCTCTTTTAAAGACGATGGTCCTGGCATTCCGCCGCAACTCGCAGAACGGGTATTCGAACCGTTTTATACGACGAAAGCTACGGGAACTGGGCTTGGTCTATTAATTTCTCAAAAAATAGCACAAGAACATGGCGGCAGCTTAGCGATCGCAAGTTCTGAAGAACAAGGTGCCTGCGTCATTGTCACGTTGCCGCTTACGTCTGCACCCTAA
- a CDS encoding aldehyde dehydrogenase: MNFTANDVEDMIADQRGYYFTGVTKSADFRIAQLQRLKSAIQAHEDDIIEALQIDLGKSEFEGYATEVGFVLDSIGYMTKHLEDWMKPEQVKTPIHLQPAKSFVIREPYGSVLVIGPFNYPFQLVMEPLIGALASGNCAVVKPSEATPNVARILRTILEESFQPHYVRVVEGEREEVTALIHASFDYIFFTGSVPVGKVVMKAASERLTPITLELGGKSPAIVDQTANLELAAKRIAWGKFMNTGQTCVAPDYICVHESVKDAFMKVFIETIRKFYGDNAQDSPDYGRIVNVKHHDRLTEILEKERNHIVYGGDVDRVDRYIEPTLIDGVTWDSPSMEDELFGPVLPVITYNDLPKLLGEIRRLPKPLAAYMFSENDRAVRFFLDQLPFGGGCINDTVSHVGSVYLPFGGVGSSGLNSYHGKASFETFTHAKSIVKKSTKLSTNLTFPPYKNKAKWIRTVLK, from the coding sequence GTGAATTTTACAGCGAATGACGTAGAGGATATGATCGCCGACCAACGCGGCTATTATTTTACAGGCGTAACAAAATCAGCGGATTTCCGTATCGCCCAGTTGCAGCGTTTGAAATCAGCTATTCAAGCTCATGAAGATGATATTATCGAAGCCTTACAAATCGACCTTGGCAAAAGTGAGTTCGAAGGGTATGCGACAGAAGTGGGCTTTGTGCTCGATAGTATTGGCTATATGACAAAGCATCTTGAAGACTGGATGAAGCCTGAGCAAGTCAAAACACCGATTCATTTGCAACCGGCAAAAAGTTTTGTCATTCGTGAACCGTATGGATCGGTGCTCGTCATTGGTCCGTTCAATTATCCGTTTCAATTGGTAATGGAGCCGCTTATCGGCGCATTGGCATCAGGGAACTGTGCCGTCGTCAAGCCGTCAGAGGCGACGCCGAATGTTGCGCGTATTCTGCGTACAATATTAGAAGAAAGTTTCCAACCTCATTATGTGAGAGTAGTGGAAGGAGAGCGTGAGGAAGTGACGGCGCTGATCCACGCATCGTTCGATTATATTTTCTTTACGGGCAGCGTGCCTGTCGGAAAAGTGGTCATGAAAGCGGCATCCGAGCGGCTGACACCTATTACCTTGGAACTTGGTGGCAAAAGCCCAGCAATTGTTGACCAGACAGCCAACCTGGAGCTTGCGGCGAAGCGCATCGCCTGGGGCAAATTCATGAACACTGGCCAGACCTGTGTGGCGCCCGATTATATTTGTGTCCACGAATCGGTAAAAGACGCGTTTATGAAAGTGTTCATCGAGACCATCCGTAAATTTTACGGCGACAATGCTCAAGACAGCCCAGATTACGGCCGCATCGTTAACGTCAAACATCACGACCGGCTGACAGAAATTCTTGAGAAGGAACGCAACCACATCGTTTACGGCGGTGATGTTGACCGCGTGGATCGGTATATCGAACCGACTTTGATCGATGGTGTCACGTGGGATAGCCCGTCAATGGAAGATGAATTGTTCGGGCCAGTTCTGCCGGTTATCACTTACAACGACTTGCCAAAATTACTCGGTGAGATTCGCCGTTTGCCGAAACCCCTTGCTGCCTATATGTTTTCAGAGAACGACCGGGCCGTCCGGTTCTTCTTGGATCAATTGCCATTTGGCGGAGGCTGCATCAACGACACTGTTTCGCACGTCGGAAGCGTCTATCTGCCTTTTGGTGGCGTCGGATCTTCTGGCTTGAACTCCTATCATGGAAAAGCAAGCTTTGAGACCTTTACGCACGCCAAATCAATCGTCAAAAAGTCGACAAAATTATCGACCAACTTAACGTTCCCTCCGTATAAAAACAAAGCAAAATGGATCCGGACAGTATTGAAGTAA
- a CDS encoding Gfo/Idh/MocA family protein, with product MALIAIGIIGAGIVGERIIKQIQQNDVAQIKAVFDTNVDRLNFIEQQYGIPVTDSLDELFQADIDWVYIGTPPNSHAELAETAARRGLHTLCEKPLAHDAQAAQAMAESATNNRIHTAMHFPLMYSPIVRDMAIRIKSGDIGKIRRIELHTVFPVWPRPWQQNPWIGSRDQGGFVREVFPHYLQLMHRLFGTLDIAAHQADFPEDAGKCETGIIAHGKTQQGSPFLLSGMSGAGQTELLQFKVYGEDGVLTLENWSRLYREEQGKTRVEVQTETIVPSLFEEMEEQSTFLVGFDEGLVVQRYIDQLLQEPTGGNQS from the coding sequence ATGGCTTTGATAGCGATTGGAATTATAGGCGCTGGAATCGTAGGGGAACGTATCATCAAACAAATCCAGCAAAACGACGTAGCACAGATTAAAGCCGTTTTTGACACCAATGTGGACAGACTAAACTTTATCGAACAGCAATACGGAATACCGGTCACCGATTCTTTAGACGAATTGTTCCAAGCCGACATTGACTGGGTGTATATTGGCACGCCGCCGAATAGCCATGCCGAGCTTGCAGAAACGGCAGCGAGAAGAGGTTTGCACACTTTGTGTGAAAAGCCACTTGCTCATGACGCGCAGGCAGCCCAAGCGATGGCGGAATCTGCGACAAACAACCGAATCCACACTGCCATGCATTTTCCGTTGATGTATTCGCCGATTGTGCGCGACATGGCTATTCGCATTAAAAGTGGGGATATTGGCAAAATTCGCCGCATCGAATTGCACACCGTCTTTCCTGTGTGGCCACGGCCGTGGCAGCAAAATCCATGGATCGGCTCAAGAGATCAGGGAGGCTTTGTCCGCGAAGTGTTCCCTCATTACCTCCAGTTGATGCACCGCCTGTTCGGCACATTAGATATTGCTGCGCATCAAGCAGATTTTCCGGAAGACGCCGGAAAATGTGAAACCGGGATTATCGCCCATGGCAAGACTCAACAAGGATCGCCGTTTCTACTGTCCGGCATGAGTGGTGCCGGGCAAACGGAGTTGCTGCAATTCAAAGTGTACGGAGAAGATGGTGTGCTGACGCTTGAAAACTGGTCGCGTTTGTACCGGGAAGAACAAGGGAAAACACGTGTGGAAGTGCAAACGGAAACAATCGTGCCTTCGCTATTTGAAGAAATGGAAGAACAATCGACGTTTCTCGTCGGTTTCGATGAAGGATTAGTCGTTCAGCGATACATTGATCAATTATTGCAAGAACCCACAGGAGGTAATCAATCGTGA
- a CDS encoding thermonuclease family protein produces MKPFILLISLLLLSGCTFSESADTVNTEGRTAVEITQVIDGDTVKIIYEGNETTVRYLLVDTPETNHPRFGEQPLGQEATERNRELLEQAEEIEIEFDDGDRFDDYDRLLAYFYADGESVQEQLLEEGFARVAYVFPPNTRYVDQFREAEAEAKDAEIGIWEFENYSTDRGFNADAYQQTEATSIDTDDDCRIKGNINRSGNKIYHLPGSPSYEGTNPEQWFCTEQQARDAGFRNSGQ; encoded by the coding sequence ATGAAACCATTCATCTTACTCATCAGCTTGCTATTATTGTCAGGCTGTACTTTTTCTGAGAGCGCCGACACGGTGAATACTGAAGGCAGAACGGCTGTAGAAATCACCCAGGTCATCGATGGAGATACGGTTAAGATTATCTATGAGGGGAACGAAACGACGGTGCGTTATTTACTAGTCGACACACCGGAAACCAACCACCCTAGGTTCGGCGAGCAGCCACTCGGCCAAGAAGCGACAGAGCGCAACCGCGAACTGCTTGAACAGGCCGAGGAAATCGAAATTGAGTTCGATGACGGCGATCGCTTTGACGACTATGATCGCTTACTCGCGTATTTTTACGCGGATGGGGAGAGCGTACAGGAACAATTGCTTGAAGAAGGATTCGCTCGTGTCGCTTATGTTTTCCCGCCAAACACGCGCTATGTCGATCAATTCCGTGAGGCCGAAGCCGAAGCAAAGGATGCAGAAATCGGCATTTGGGAATTTGAAAATTATTCGACAGACCGTGGATTCAATGCAGATGCTTATCAACAAACAGAAGCAACTAGCATCGATACGGATGACGACTGCCGCATCAAAGGCAATATAAACCGAAGCGGCAATAAAATCTATCACCTGCCTGGCTCTCCATCTTATGAAGGCACCAATCCTGAACAATGGTTCTGCACAGAACAACAAGCAAGAGACGCCGGTTTCCGCAATTCCGGCCAATAA
- a CDS encoding TRAP transporter permease has translation MSDKLSPEEREEKKLPPEDESHISEEKQKEILQKYDPESNTRDLSGIIKHVVFFGLLAFSLFQLYTAVFGQYTAYIQRSVHLGFALSLIFILFPMRRRKGERHKVAWYDYILALLSIGIGAYWPIMYDDLVFRIGRVTELDLIVGILAVILTLEATRRAVGMPITVIGILFLTYGFFGPYFPGFLRHRGQDLDSLIQLMFYTTDGILGTPIGVSATFIFTFLLFGSFLVKTGVGQYFNDLAVSLAGNLTGGPAKVAIFSSALQGTISGSSVANVVTSGSYTIPMMKKLGYKKEFAGGVEAAASTGGQLMPPIMGAAAFLMVEFIGGVTYWEIAKAAAIPALLYFTGVWIMTHFEAKRIGLKGLSPEEMPDRKEVLKKIYLLTPILAIILFLLVGVPTMQAALYGILLTIFVSAFNKETRLGFKDIINALVDGARTALAVAAATATAGIIVGVVVKTGLGLSLANGLVSASGGNVLLTLFFTMLAAIVLGMGSPTTANYVITSTIAAPAIITLLMVDEPAGAAVPIVVALSAHLFVFYFGIIADITPPVALAAFAASGISGGEPIRTGFNAAKLAIAAFIIPYMFVLSPELLMIDTTWTELIWVLITAISGMIAIGAGLIGYWYRKLNWIERIITFVTGIALIYPEGFTDLIGAAVFIILFAIQWMSREKKTKKAQTA, from the coding sequence ATGAGTGATAAATTATCGCCAGAAGAAAGAGAAGAGAAAAAACTTCCACCAGAAGATGAGAGCCATATCTCGGAAGAAAAGCAAAAAGAAATTCTTCAGAAATACGATCCGGAGTCGAACACCCGTGATTTATCGGGCATCATCAAACATGTCGTGTTTTTCGGGCTGTTAGCGTTTTCCTTGTTTCAATTGTATACCGCCGTTTTCGGCCAATATACAGCGTACATCCAGCGCTCGGTCCACTTAGGATTTGCGCTGTCGCTCATTTTCATCTTGTTCCCGATGCGCCGCCGGAAAGGCGAGCGTCATAAAGTGGCTTGGTACGATTACATACTCGCCTTATTATCTATCGGTATCGGGGCTTATTGGCCGATCATGTATGATGATTTGGTATTCCGAATCGGCCGTGTGACGGAACTTGATTTGATTGTCGGGATTTTAGCTGTCATTCTGACACTGGAAGCAACGCGTCGGGCCGTCGGGATGCCGATTACAGTCATCGGGATTCTGTTTTTAACCTATGGATTCTTCGGCCCGTATTTCCCAGGATTTTTGCGCCACCGCGGGCAGGATTTGGATTCCTTGATCCAGTTGATGTTCTATACAACGGACGGAATTCTTGGTACACCGATCGGGGTCTCTGCGACGTTCATCTTTACGTTCCTATTATTTGGTTCGTTCTTGGTCAAGACAGGGGTCGGGCAATATTTTAATGACCTTGCCGTGTCATTGGCTGGGAATTTGACCGGGGGGCCGGCAAAAGTGGCCATTTTCTCAAGTGCCCTGCAAGGGACCATTTCAGGAAGTTCAGTCGCAAACGTCGTAACATCGGGATCTTACACGATTCCGATGATGAAAAAGCTTGGGTATAAGAAAGAATTTGCTGGCGGTGTAGAAGCTGCAGCTTCTACAGGCGGCCAGTTGATGCCACCAATCATGGGCGCGGCAGCGTTCCTAATGGTTGAATTTATCGGCGGCGTCACGTACTGGGAAATCGCCAAAGCCGCGGCGATTCCAGCACTGTTGTACTTTACAGGAGTTTGGATCATGACGCATTTCGAGGCGAAACGAATCGGCTTGAAAGGCCTATCGCCTGAAGAAATGCCGGACCGCAAGGAAGTCTTGAAGAAAATTTATCTACTGACGCCAATTCTTGCTATCATCTTGTTCCTGCTGGTCGGGGTGCCAACGATGCAAGCGGCATTGTACGGGATTTTGCTGACGATTTTTGTCAGTGCTTTCAATAAAGAAACACGCCTTGGCTTTAAAGACATCATCAATGCGCTTGTAGACGGTGCCAGAACGGCACTCGCCGTCGCTGCAGCAACTGCTACGGCTGGGATTATCGTCGGAGTCGTCGTTAAAACTGGCCTCGGCTTGTCATTGGCAAACGGCCTCGTTTCGGCATCTGGCGGCAATGTGCTCTTGACATTGTTCTTCACGATGCTTGCAGCAATTGTGCTTGGCATGGGTTCACCGACTACGGCAAACTATGTTATCACGTCTACTATTGCCGCTCCTGCCATCATTACCTTATTGATGGTCGATGAGCCTGCTGGTGCTGCTGTACCGATCGTGGTCGCATTGTCTGCGCATTTGTTCGTTTTCTATTTCGGGATCATCGCAGATATCACGCCTCCGGTTGCGCTCGCAGCCTTCGCAGCTTCCGGTATTTCAGGCGGGGAGCCAATCCGGACCGGGTTCAATGCGGCGAAGTTAGCCATTGCGGCATTTATCATTCCGTATATGTTCGTCTTGTCGCCTGAACTATTGATGATCGATACAACCTGGACCGAATTGATCTGGGTGTTGATTACAGCTATCTCCGGAATGATCGCTATTGGTGCCGGATTGATCGGTTATTGGTACCGGAAGCTCAATTGGATTGAGCGAATCATCACATTTGTGACAGGAATTGCCTTGATTTACCCGGAAGGATTCACGGATCTGATCGGGGCGGCAGTCTTTATCATCTTGTTCGCAATCCAATGGATGTCGAGAGAGAAAAAGACCAAAAAAGCTCAAACGGCATAA
- a CDS encoding DUF1850 domain-containing protein yields the protein MLTILTLICSALFFIPYEKHFVFIDSETNEVTARVPVVEERFKIRYTHSIHLSDVIESYRLDKDGQLVMTELEYEDFNIGMPSNAGEGERFVEKDGKYFIQDMKRKLPEFRLLVGDVDAELAFLIAGKELDLKKSLERGKIYTFRAQRLSIYQQLEGVNIYE from the coding sequence ATGTTAACCATCCTCACCCTTATTTGCTCCGCACTTTTCTTCATCCCATATGAGAAACACTTCGTCTTCATCGATTCGGAAACAAATGAAGTGACAGCGCGCGTTCCAGTTGTTGAAGAGCGCTTTAAGATTCGCTATACGCATTCGATCCATTTATCGGATGTCATCGAAAGTTACCGCCTTGATAAGGACGGGCAATTGGTGATGACAGAACTTGAATACGAAGATTTCAATATCGGCATGCCGTCGAATGCAGGAGAAGGGGAGCGCTTTGTCGAAAAGGACGGGAAATACTTTATTCAAGATATGAAGCGGAAGCTGCCCGAATTCCGATTGCTAGTCGGGGACGTGGACGCGGAACTCGCTTTCCTTATCGCAGGAAAAGAACTCGACTTGAAGAAGAGTTTGGAAAGAGGCAAGATTTACACTTTCCGTGCCCAGCGCCTTTCCATTTATCAGCAATTAGAAGGAGTGAACATCTATGAGTGA
- a CDS encoding TAXI family TRAP transporter solute-binding subunit, with amino-acid sequence MLNKKFGFYATVALAGSVFLAGCGDDAATEGEGGGAAEPEFISVLTGGTTGTYYPLGGAMATIIENETGIDTTAEVSQASAANMTSLADGTGEIAFVQTDTAFYASEGSNMFEGEVIDSVSAIGALYPETIQIVTTEGSGVTAFEDLAGKSVSVGAPGSGTYINAEQLLEIHGMTMDDIDAQNLDFGESQESLQSGQIDAAFITAGTPTGAVESLSATSDVNIVPVAADKAAELIEKYPYYAEDVVPSGTYGLTEEVATVSVLAMLVVQNDISEDTVYDITKAIYENTDQIQHAKAEFIKSETALDGIGIDIHPGAQRYFDEVNE; translated from the coding sequence ATGTTAAACAAAAAGTTTGGATTCTATGCGACTGTCGCTTTGGCCGGATCCGTATTTCTAGCAGGCTGCGGAGACGATGCAGCAACTGAAGGTGAAGGCGGCGGAGCAGCTGAGCCGGAATTCATTAGTGTGTTGACTGGTGGAACAACAGGAACTTACTATCCGCTAGGCGGAGCGATGGCGACGATCATCGAAAATGAAACAGGCATCGATACGACTGCTGAAGTCTCACAGGCTTCTGCAGCCAATATGACATCACTTGCTGATGGCACAGGCGAAATCGCTTTTGTGCAGACAGATACGGCTTTCTACGCATCTGAAGGTTCGAACATGTTCGAAGGGGAAGTTATCGACAGCGTATCCGCTATCGGAGCACTTTACCCAGAGACAATCCAAATCGTCACGACTGAAGGATCAGGCGTCACGGCGTTTGAAGACTTGGCTGGCAAATCCGTATCTGTTGGCGCACCTGGTTCAGGTACGTATATCAACGCGGAACAATTGCTTGAAATCCACGGCATGACGATGGACGATATCGACGCACAGAACTTGGACTTCGGCGAGTCGCAGGAAAGCTTGCAATCGGGCCAAATTGACGCAGCATTTATCACAGCTGGAACGCCAACGGGTGCAGTTGAAAGCTTGAGTGCCACTTCTGATGTAAACATCGTTCCTGTTGCAGCTGATAAAGCGGCGGAACTAATCGAGAAATACCCATACTATGCTGAAGATGTCGTTCCATCCGGTACGTACGGATTGACTGAAGAAGTTGCGACAGTGTCTGTTTTGGCTATGCTTGTCGTCCAAAACGATATTTCGGAAGATACAGTCTATGACATTACAAAAGCTATTTATGAAAACACAGATCAAATCCAACACGCTAAAGCTGAATTCATCAAATCGGAAACAGCTCTTGATGGCATCGGGATTGACATCCATCCTGGCGCTCAGCGTTACTTCGACGAAGTAAACGAATAA